From a region of the Odontesthes bonariensis isolate fOdoBon6 chromosome 4, fOdoBon6.hap1, whole genome shotgun sequence genome:
- the fbxo10 gene encoding F-box only protein 10 isoform X2, producing MEVGSLPMELWRVILAYLPLPDLGRCCQVCRAWRELILSLDNTRWRQLCLGCPECRHPNWPSQPHLEPPSWREALKQHALATRTWTRNGPELQSSACLLFFRRRKDRRVWHVGPGCEFETLRGALGVVGPYDRVVLHPGVYEEQAEVTLKVPVELVGLGRLGEVALLVCMEQQCPTARLCNLVFMPPWFSTVVYKTSWGHIQLDNCNFEGAQLQIRGPGTCQARFCSFSQGSSAHLLGVVLSLLDSCDFSGSDTASVTVEGPPVSERNWACKHLAALARTFPSGSCSSPKGPRASSTGEPDPPHGNVKKEHVSMEDWKRRTGGDSGCQGTFIEDGWSDGEHSEREEENRDGETNDNTKKQFTLDYKIPCDHHSLSHLLKLRADGSLPLASSSDPPSATPEPLTLQQEFERDPGALILGTSTLGCILRRCLFRDGKGGVHLSNYGQARLEDNIFRGLNYAVRCIQNSTIVMLRNEVCECRASGVFLRLSARGLIAENNIHSNGEAGLDIRKGANPTILCNKIHSGFRSGVVVLGNGKGSIRSNLIYNNKEAGVYILFSGNPVVSGNHIFQGQAAGIAINENGRGMITENVIRENQWGGVDIRRGGDPILRNNYICYGYSDGVVVGERGRGLIEGNHVYCNKGCGVWVMSSSLPQLLGNYILHNCMYGLAVFCRKDPENIEAREGSWPGQEGIGGDAGIGERRGVEGEGREGQENFNEEGELFAWESDLDSEDERHSARRSISVALVEGNCVSYNGVGLYVKSSEALNVFANLINSNRGPGIAVLQSSQLTRLVTNCILKNSRGGITVEKDCRVELRGNGIYENSGHGVRLSGNGQIVENDVVGNSGCGIQVSASTDIKIVRNRVQPAQGCGIALLGQVKGVVHDNILFQGHPENKKTLLHMDPGNESCVLCNNSILRHNNSCTSAPPWVLDNPPPRPLASSHAGLSSSQYPSRLGISMTARVGATVESGCHSGSMFCSIL from the exons atggagGTGGGTAGCCTCCCCATGGAGCTGTGGAGGGTTATCTTGGCCTATCTTCCTCTCCCAGACCTGGGCCGCTGCTGCCAGGTGTGCCGTGCCTGGCGGGAGCTCATTCTCTCTCTGGATAACACCCGCTGGAGGCAGCTCTGCCTTGGTTGCCCCGAGTGTCGGCATCCCAACTGGCCCAGTCAGCCCCATCTTGAGCCCCCCTCCTGGAGAGAGGCACTGAAGCAGCACGCCCTTGCCACCCGCACCTGGACTCGAAATGGACCAGAGCTGCAGTCCTCTGcctgcctcctcttcttccGTCGGAGAAAGGACCGCAGGGTTTGGCACGTGGGGCCCGGTTGTGAGTTTGAGACCTTGCGAGGGGCTCTGGGGGTGGTGGGGCCATATGACCGTGTGGTTCTCCATCCAGGGGTGTATGAGGAGCAGGCTGAGGTGACGCTGAAAGTGCCCGTGGAGCTGGTTGGTTTGGGCCGACTGGGCGAGGTGGCCCTCCTGGTGTGTATGGAGCAGCAGTGCCCTACTGCCAGGTTGTGTAACCTGGTTTTCATGCCCCCCTGGTTCTCCACTGTTGTCTACAAG ACATCATGGGGTCACATCCAGCTAGATAACTGCAACTTTGAGGGGGCCCAGCTGCAAATCCGTGGTCCTGGAACTTGCCAGGCTCGATTTTGCTCCTTCTCACAAGGCAGCTCTGCCCACTTGCTGGGCGTTGTGCTCAGTTTATTGGACAGCTGTGATTTCTCTGGAAGTGACACAGCTTCGGTGACTGTGGAAGGTCCTCCGGTGTCAGAAAGGAACTGGGCTTGTAAACACTTGGCTGCCTTAGCCAGGACGTTCCCATCTGGGTCTTGCAGCTCCCCCAAAGGCCCTCGGGCCAGCTCCACTGGTGAGCCTGACCCTCCCCATGGTAATGTTAAAAAGGAGCATGTGAGCATGGAGGACTGGAAGAGAAGGACAGGTGGAGATTCTGGTTGTCAGGGCACATTTATTGAAGATGGCTGGAGTGATGGTGAGCACagtgagagagaggaggaaaaccGAGATGGCGAGACAAATGACAATACTAAGAAACAATTTACACTGGATTACAAAATCCCCTGTGACCATCACAGCCTATCCCATTTACTCAAGCTCCGGGCAGATGGCTCTCTGCCCCTTGCGTCTTCCTCTGACCCCCCATCTGCCACCCCTGAACCCCTCACCCTTCAGCAAGAATTTGAAAGGGACCCTGGGGCTCTGATACTGGGGACATCGACCCTTGGCTGCATCCTCAGACGCTGCCTCTTCAGAGACGGGAAGGGTGGTGTACACTTGTCTAATTATGGACAAGCTCGGTTGGAGGACAATATATTCCGTGGGCTGAACTATGCTGTCCGCTGCATCCAGAACTCCACG ATTGTGATGCTGAGAAACGAGGTGTGTGAGTGCCGTGCGTCAGGTGTGTTTCTACGCCTGTCTGCTCGGGGCCTCATTGCGGAAAATAACATCCACTCGAATGGGGAGGCGGGGCTGGACATCCGAAAAGGGGCTAACCCCACCATTCTG TGCAACAAAATTCATAGTGGTTTTCGTTCTGGGGTTGTTGTTCTTGGCAACGGGAAAGGTTCTATTCGGAGCAACCTGATCTACAACAACAAGGAGGCCGGTGTGTATATTCTCTTCAGCGGGAATCCTGTGGTGAG TGGTAATCACATCTTTCAAGGCCAGGCAGCAGGGATTGCTATCAATGAGAACGGCAGAGGGATGATAACAG AGAATGTGATCAGGGAGAACCAGTGGGGGGGCGTGGACATCCGCAGAGGAGGTGACCCCATCTTGAGGAACAATTACATCTGCTATGGCTACTCAGACGGTGTGGTGGTGGGAGAAAGAGGACGTGGACTTATTGAGGGAAACCATGTCTATT GTAATAAAGGCTGCGGCGTGTGGGTTATGTCATCCAGCCTCCCCCAGCTCTTAGGAAACTACATCCTCCATAACTGCATGTATGGGCTGGCAGTGTTCTGCCGAAAGGACCCGGAGAACATTGAGGCCAGGGAGGGGAGTTGGCCTGGACAGGAAGGGATTGGTGGAGAtgcaggcattggagaaaggaGGGGAGTGGAAGGAGAAGGAAGAGAAGGGCAGGAGAACTTTAATGAGGAGGGCGAACTGTTTGCTTGGGAGAGCGATCTGGACAGCGAGGATGAGCGGCACTCTGCTCGCCGCTCCATCAGCGTGGCCCTGGTGGAAGGCAACTGCGTGAGCTACAACGGAG TTGGCCTATATGTGAAGAGCAGCGAAGCCCTGAATGTATTCGCGAACCTTATAAACAGCAACCGTGGCCCTGGCATCGCCGTGCTGCAGAGCAGTCAGCTGACCCGACTTGTTACAAACTGCATTCTTAAAAATAGTCGAGGTGGTATTACAGTAGAGAAGGACTGCCGAGTTGAGCTACGTGGTAATGGCATCTATGAAAACAGTGGCCATGGAGTCCGGCTTAGTGGTAATGGGCAGATAGTGGAGAATGATGTGGTTGGTAACAGTGGATGTGGGATCCAGGTGTCTGCAAGCACTGATATCAAG ATAGTGCGCAACCGTGTGCAACCAGCACAGGGCTGTGGTATTGCTCTGCTGGGGCAAGTAAAAGGTGTTGTGCATGACAACATCTTGTTCCAGGGCCACCctgagaacaaaaaaacactgctACACATGGACCCTGGCAATGAGAGCTGCGTGCTGTGCAACAACAGTATTCTAAGGCATAATAACAG CTGTACATCTGCTCCACCCTGGGTTTTGGATAACCCTCCTCCTCGCCCGCTGGCGAGCTCTCATGCCGGCCTGTCCTCATCCCAGTATCCCTCCCGACTTGGAATCTCCATGACTGCCAGGGTCGGCGCTACGGTGGAAAGCGGCTGCCACAGTGGCAGCATGTTCTGCTCGATCCTGTGA
- the polr1e gene encoding DNA-directed RNA polymerase I subunit RPA49, translated as MAASCSLVCCGEETDSDKAVIVRFSNGCVQNADKLDFTIFKNTDETNPRKRSMRIVVAESDRLSYVGQNFGESSLKCNNLCKYYVGVLNRQAAQMEVHCAQMFNMKPVIPGETTETENPQDATQSYRDKVDSLIEAFGTNKQKRALSSRRLNQVGSDTLQHAVAKAASTVIDKKGVAALQQEVAETESQEALTSHLPPCNLDADSRENVYPFDELLSPVEFAALEQAGSKMAALAPEELQKMRDAGGCLCVLRHLENMATLGEARDRASRLAFYLSMLLKLARQKNVSHKFGKEEGCPRIIQTKLLRTFTVETFNNGRVQNIVSTSMRSKLAAYSLALLLHMGYMTADLSLLHRDLGITETNVIEIAKSMGLTLIKPARGKGEEAGLHNDHKQASLVLPLIKYDQFMERRKRRKMH; from the exons ATGGCTGCCTCCTGCTCCTTGGTGTGCTGCGGAGAAGAGACGGATTCCGACAAAGCCGTTATTG TCCGCTTTTCAAACGGCTGCGTCCAAAATGCAGACAAACTGGATTTCACCATCTTCAAGAACACAGATGAAACCAACCCGAGGAAAAGGAGCATGCGGATAGTG GTTGCGGAATCAGACAGGTTGTCCTATGTTGGACAGAATTTCGGAGAGTCATCGTTGAAATGCAACAATCTTTGCAA ATATTATGTTGGCGTGTTGAACAGACAGGCCGCGCAAATGGAGGTGCACTGCGCTCAGATGTTCAACATGAAGCCTGTCATACCAG GAGAGACAACAGAGACCGAGAACCCACAGGACGCTACTCAGTCCTATAGAGATAAG gttGACTCATTGATTGAAGCCTTTGGCACCAACAAACAAAAGCGAGCGCTGAGCTCCCGCAGGCTCAACCAGGTGGGCAGCGATACCCTCCAGCATGCAGTGGCCAAAGCTGCTAGCACCGTGATTGACAAGAAGGGTGTGGCAG CTcttcaacaggaagtggctgaaACGGAATCCCAGGAAGCCCTGACCTCCCACCTGCCTCCCTGCAACTTGGATGCAGACAGTCGAGAGAACGTCTACCCGTTCGATGAAC TCCTGAGTCCAGTTGAGTTTGCTGCTTTGGAGCAGGCTGGCTCCAAGATGGCAGCGCTCGCCCCCGAGGAGCTGCAGAAGATGAGAGATGCAGGAGG gTGCCTTTGCGTCTTGAGGCATCTAGAGAACATGGCAACCTTGGGAGAAGCCAGAGACAGAGCGTCACGCTTAGCCTTTTACCTCTCGATGCTCCTGAAGCTGGCACGGCAGAAGAACGTCTCCCACAAGT TCGGGAAGGAAGAGGGCTGCCCGCGAATCATTCAGACCAAACTGCTCAGAACATTCACCGTTGAGACGTTCAACAATGGCAG GGTCCAGAACATCGTGTCGACCTCAATGCGTTCCAAATTAGCTGCATACAGTCTGGCTCTGCTGCTGCATATGGGTTACATGACGGCTGACCTCTCATTACTGCACCGCGACCTTGGAATTACTGAGACTAA TGTGATCGAGATCGCAAAGTCAATGGGGCTGACTTTAATCAAACCAGCCCGGGGCAAAGGGGAGGAGGCTGGACTGCACAATGACCACAAACAGGCCTCTCTTGTTCTGCCTCTGATCAAATACGATCAGTTCATGGAGAGACGAAAGCGGAGGAAAATGCACTGA
- the grhprb gene encoding glyoxylate reductase/hydroxypyruvate reductase: protein MWSCHMALRRLQRIAAPLNIPRSVTSKVQREMSSLPRVYVTRQIPPEGLKILKESGQVQFELWDSDDVPVPRKELLQKVRGVDGLLCVLTEKIDAELLDAAGPNLKVLSTMSVGFDHLSLEELKKRGIRVGYTPEVLTDAVAELTVALLLTTSRRLIEATHEAKNGGWGTWRTLWLCGYELANSTVGILGLGRIGVAIAERLAPFKVKKFIYTDVAPRPELANQINAEYVSLDELAKQSDFLAVCCALTPETKEVCNKSLFSKMKNTSIFINTSRGGVVNQDDLYEALSTGQIAGAGLDVTVPEPLPTSHPLFTLKNCVILPHIASASYTTRNAMSALAANNLLLGLRGEPMIKGLKL from the exons ATGTGGAGCTGTCATATGGCACTACGTCGGCTCCAGAGGATTGCTGCTCCTTTGAATATCCCCAGGAGTGTAACAAGTAAAGTGCAGAGAGAGATGTCATCCCTGCCAAGGGTGTACGTCACCAGACAGATCCCACCCGAGGGCCTGAAGATCCTCAAAGAATCTGGACA GGTACAGTTTGAGCTGTGGGACTCGGACGATGTCCCTGTTCCAAGGAAGGAGCTGCTTCAGAAAGTCAGAGGTGTCGACGGTCTGCTCTGCGTGCTGACGGAAAAGATTGATGCAGAGTTGCTGGATGCTGCAG GTCCGAACCTGAAGGTCCTCAGTACCATGTCAGTGGGCTTTGACCATCTAtctttggaagagctgaaaaaAAG AGGAATCCGTGTCGGTTACACCCCTGAAGTTCTGACAGACGCGGTTGCTGAGCTGACTGTAGCTCTGCTGCTTACAACCTCCAGGAGGCTCATTGAGGCCACACATGAAGCGAAAAA TGGTGGCTGGGGGACGTGGAGAACTCTGTGGCTATGTGGATATGAGCTGGCCAACAGCACTGTGGGTATTCTTGGTCTAGGAAGGATCG GTGTGGCTATCGCAGAGCGTCTTGCACCTTTCAAAGTAAAGAAGTTCATCTACACAGATGTGGCGCCCAGGCCCGAGTTGGCCAACCAGATCAATGCAGAATATG TGTCTTTGGATGAGCTGGCAAAGCAGTCGGATTTCCTGGCTGTGTGCTGTGCTTTAACACCAGAAACAAAAGAGGTCTGCAACAAGAGCCTCTTCTCCAAGATGAAAAATACCTCCATCTTCATAAACACAAGCAG AGGTGGGGTGGTGAACCAGGACGACCTGTACGAGGCTCTGTCTACCGGGCAGATAGCAGGTGCTGGATTGGATGTCACTGTCCCTGAGCCTCTGCCAACCAGCCACCCGCTGTTTACTCTCAAAAACTGCG TGATTCTTCCACACATTGCTAGTGCCTCCTACACCACCCGTAACGCCATGTCTGCCCTGGCGGCGAACAACCTCCTCCTTGGCCTGCGGGGCGAGCCGATGATCAAAGGGCTCAAGCTGTAA
- the fbxo10 gene encoding F-box only protein 10 isoform X1 — protein MEVGSLPMELWRVILAYLPLPDLGRCCQVCRAWRELILSLDNTRWRQLCLGCPECRHPNWPSQPHLEPPSWREALKQHALATRTWTRNGPELQSSACLLFFRRRKDRRVWHVGPGCEFETLRGALGVVGPYDRVVLHPGVYEEQAEVTLKVPVELVGLGRLGEVALLVCMEQQCPTARLCNLVFMPPWFSTVVYKTSWGHIQLDNCNFEGAQLQIRGPGTCQARFCSFSQGSSAHLLGVVLSLLDSCDFSGSDTASVTVEGPPVSERNWACKHLAALARTFPSGSCSSPKGPRASSTGEPDPPHGNVKKEHVSMEDWKRRTGGDSGCQGTFIEDGWSDGEHSEREEENRDGETNDNTKKQFTLDYKIPCDHHSLSHLLKLRADGSLPLASSSDPPSATPEPLTLQQEFERDPGALILGTSTLGCILRRCLFRDGKGGVHLSNYGQARLEDNIFRGLNYAVRCIQNSTIVMLRNEVCECRASGVFLRLSARGLIAENNIHSNGEAGLDIRKGANPTILCNKIHSGFRSGVVVLGNGKGSIRSNLIYNNKEAGVYILFSGNPVVSGNHIFQGQAAGIAINENGRGMITENVIRENQWGGVDIRRGGDPILRNNYICYGYSDGVVVGERGRGLIEGNHVYCNKGCGVWVMSSSLPQLLGNYILHNCMYGLAVFCRKDPENIEAREGSWPGQEGIGGDAGIGERRGVEGEGREGQENFNEEGELFAWESDLDSEDERHSARRSISVALVEGNCVSYNGAVGLYVKSSEALNVFANLINSNRGPGIAVLQSSQLTRLVTNCILKNSRGGITVEKDCRVELRGNGIYENSGHGVRLSGNGQIVENDVVGNSGCGIQVSASTDIKIVRNRVQPAQGCGIALLGQVKGVVHDNILFQGHPENKKTLLHMDPGNESCVLCNNSILRHNNSCTSAPPWVLDNPPPRPLASSHAGLSSSQYPSRLGISMTARVGATVESGCHSGSMFCSIL, from the exons atggagGTGGGTAGCCTCCCCATGGAGCTGTGGAGGGTTATCTTGGCCTATCTTCCTCTCCCAGACCTGGGCCGCTGCTGCCAGGTGTGCCGTGCCTGGCGGGAGCTCATTCTCTCTCTGGATAACACCCGCTGGAGGCAGCTCTGCCTTGGTTGCCCCGAGTGTCGGCATCCCAACTGGCCCAGTCAGCCCCATCTTGAGCCCCCCTCCTGGAGAGAGGCACTGAAGCAGCACGCCCTTGCCACCCGCACCTGGACTCGAAATGGACCAGAGCTGCAGTCCTCTGcctgcctcctcttcttccGTCGGAGAAAGGACCGCAGGGTTTGGCACGTGGGGCCCGGTTGTGAGTTTGAGACCTTGCGAGGGGCTCTGGGGGTGGTGGGGCCATATGACCGTGTGGTTCTCCATCCAGGGGTGTATGAGGAGCAGGCTGAGGTGACGCTGAAAGTGCCCGTGGAGCTGGTTGGTTTGGGCCGACTGGGCGAGGTGGCCCTCCTGGTGTGTATGGAGCAGCAGTGCCCTACTGCCAGGTTGTGTAACCTGGTTTTCATGCCCCCCTGGTTCTCCACTGTTGTCTACAAG ACATCATGGGGTCACATCCAGCTAGATAACTGCAACTTTGAGGGGGCCCAGCTGCAAATCCGTGGTCCTGGAACTTGCCAGGCTCGATTTTGCTCCTTCTCACAAGGCAGCTCTGCCCACTTGCTGGGCGTTGTGCTCAGTTTATTGGACAGCTGTGATTTCTCTGGAAGTGACACAGCTTCGGTGACTGTGGAAGGTCCTCCGGTGTCAGAAAGGAACTGGGCTTGTAAACACTTGGCTGCCTTAGCCAGGACGTTCCCATCTGGGTCTTGCAGCTCCCCCAAAGGCCCTCGGGCCAGCTCCACTGGTGAGCCTGACCCTCCCCATGGTAATGTTAAAAAGGAGCATGTGAGCATGGAGGACTGGAAGAGAAGGACAGGTGGAGATTCTGGTTGTCAGGGCACATTTATTGAAGATGGCTGGAGTGATGGTGAGCACagtgagagagaggaggaaaaccGAGATGGCGAGACAAATGACAATACTAAGAAACAATTTACACTGGATTACAAAATCCCCTGTGACCATCACAGCCTATCCCATTTACTCAAGCTCCGGGCAGATGGCTCTCTGCCCCTTGCGTCTTCCTCTGACCCCCCATCTGCCACCCCTGAACCCCTCACCCTTCAGCAAGAATTTGAAAGGGACCCTGGGGCTCTGATACTGGGGACATCGACCCTTGGCTGCATCCTCAGACGCTGCCTCTTCAGAGACGGGAAGGGTGGTGTACACTTGTCTAATTATGGACAAGCTCGGTTGGAGGACAATATATTCCGTGGGCTGAACTATGCTGTCCGCTGCATCCAGAACTCCACG ATTGTGATGCTGAGAAACGAGGTGTGTGAGTGCCGTGCGTCAGGTGTGTTTCTACGCCTGTCTGCTCGGGGCCTCATTGCGGAAAATAACATCCACTCGAATGGGGAGGCGGGGCTGGACATCCGAAAAGGGGCTAACCCCACCATTCTG TGCAACAAAATTCATAGTGGTTTTCGTTCTGGGGTTGTTGTTCTTGGCAACGGGAAAGGTTCTATTCGGAGCAACCTGATCTACAACAACAAGGAGGCCGGTGTGTATATTCTCTTCAGCGGGAATCCTGTGGTGAG TGGTAATCACATCTTTCAAGGCCAGGCAGCAGGGATTGCTATCAATGAGAACGGCAGAGGGATGATAACAG AGAATGTGATCAGGGAGAACCAGTGGGGGGGCGTGGACATCCGCAGAGGAGGTGACCCCATCTTGAGGAACAATTACATCTGCTATGGCTACTCAGACGGTGTGGTGGTGGGAGAAAGAGGACGTGGACTTATTGAGGGAAACCATGTCTATT GTAATAAAGGCTGCGGCGTGTGGGTTATGTCATCCAGCCTCCCCCAGCTCTTAGGAAACTACATCCTCCATAACTGCATGTATGGGCTGGCAGTGTTCTGCCGAAAGGACCCGGAGAACATTGAGGCCAGGGAGGGGAGTTGGCCTGGACAGGAAGGGATTGGTGGAGAtgcaggcattggagaaaggaGGGGAGTGGAAGGAGAAGGAAGAGAAGGGCAGGAGAACTTTAATGAGGAGGGCGAACTGTTTGCTTGGGAGAGCGATCTGGACAGCGAGGATGAGCGGCACTCTGCTCGCCGCTCCATCAGCGTGGCCCTGGTGGAAGGCAACTGCGTGAGCTACAACGGAG CAGTTGGCCTATATGTGAAGAGCAGCGAAGCCCTGAATGTATTCGCGAACCTTATAAACAGCAACCGTGGCCCTGGCATCGCCGTGCTGCAGAGCAGTCAGCTGACCCGACTTGTTACAAACTGCATTCTTAAAAATAGTCGAGGTGGTATTACAGTAGAGAAGGACTGCCGAGTTGAGCTACGTGGTAATGGCATCTATGAAAACAGTGGCCATGGAGTCCGGCTTAGTGGTAATGGGCAGATAGTGGAGAATGATGTGGTTGGTAACAGTGGATGTGGGATCCAGGTGTCTGCAAGCACTGATATCAAG ATAGTGCGCAACCGTGTGCAACCAGCACAGGGCTGTGGTATTGCTCTGCTGGGGCAAGTAAAAGGTGTTGTGCATGACAACATCTTGTTCCAGGGCCACCctgagaacaaaaaaacactgctACACATGGACCCTGGCAATGAGAGCTGCGTGCTGTGCAACAACAGTATTCTAAGGCATAATAACAG CTGTACATCTGCTCCACCCTGGGTTTTGGATAACCCTCCTCCTCGCCCGCTGGCGAGCTCTCATGCCGGCCTGTCCTCATCCCAGTATCCCTCCCGACTTGGAATCTCCATGACTGCCAGGGTCGGCGCTACGGTGGAAAGCGGCTGCCACAGTGGCAGCATGTTCTGCTCGATCCTGTGA
- the zbtb5 gene encoding zinc finger and BTB domain-containing protein 5, which translates to MDFPGHFEQIFQQLNYQRVHGQLCDCVIVVGSRHFKAHRSVLAACSTHFRALFTVAEGDASMNMIQLDSEVVTAEAFAALVDMMYTSTLMLGESNVMDILLAASHLHLNNVVKACKHYLTTRTLPMSPSSDRPPRHHPQQEQQRHRQQQVADLAGNPTLGASANLAASAATSKLQRSFLLQQLGLSLVSSALGGMEEDGVGGRGVEQRASFPVRRFHKRKPSLALGLSEERPRQRQRPSAPNLGLLGEDGVSAEREDGALLSPDSHKMGDESKLGPAITGLVSVSQDDPQMPSQSDSGHCEGERMQGGVSKEEDISDQDHQGNRAGVKSGKEEEEEEQKVMVKREPLSSPEAADENSDVMSQAEGSYPAEPGCQEEEEKVELSSESSDRSFTSEPQPSSDPLLQSSSQLLLKSSMGGGAGVAGGFGCNSGLSGKSGFNISSFLSPKDFGSGGSGLVAGEDDLPNTTTGDAEAHNFLLRQNAAGPSSSASSSLLQSGGLSGECRNSFGDNLQADSLFLRPLHDGLGNPRGSGGSASGGRGGVDPFGLDFQRSSLGLHSLGRPSRGPGGATTTAAGYPSYRRIAPKIAAGMAGEGVGVVLQDAASSSSSLANPLLLNESGGYDINSGRPTSLPPQLTRASADVLSKCKKALSEHNVLVVEGARKYACKICCKTFLTLTDCKKHIRVHTGEKPYACLKCGKRFSQSSHLYKHSKTTCLRWQNSNMSNALL; encoded by the exons ATGGATTTCCCGGGCCACTTTGAACAGATCTTCCAGCAGCTCAACTATCAGCGCGTTCACGGCCAGCTGTGCGACTGTGTCATCGTGGTGGGCAGCCGGCATTTCAAGGCCCACCGCTCAGTGCTTGCGGCCTGCAGCACCCATTTCAGAGCACTGTTCACTGTCGCAGAGGGAGACGCCAGCATGAACATGATCCAGCTGGACAGCGAG GTGGTGACGGCTGAAGCTTTTGCTGCTCTGGTTGACATGATGTACACGTCAACACTAATGCTGGGGGAGAGCAATGTCATGGATATCCTCCTTGCTGCGTCGCACCTGCACCTCAACAATGTTGTCAAGGCCTGCAAGCACTACCTGACCACGCGCACGCTGCCTATGTCCCCCTCGTCCGACAGACCCCCTCGTCACCACCcccagcaggagcagcagaggcACAGGCAGCAGCAAGTGGCAGATTTAGCAGGGAATCCGACTTTAGGGGCGAGTGCTAATCTCGCTGCCAGCGCTGCCACGTCGAAGTTGCAGCGCTCCttcctgctgcagcagctgggGCTCAGCTTGGTGAGCTCTGCTTTGGGTGGGATGGAGGAGGATGGGGTGGGTGGCAGAGGGGTCGAGCAGAGGGCCTCCTTCCCGGTCCGGCGCTTCCACAAACGTAAGCCCTCTCTTGCTCTTGGACTTTCAGAGGAGAGGCCCAGACAGAGGCAGCGCCCCTCTGCTCCTAACCTGGGCTTGTTAGGAGAAGACGGGGTGAGTGCGGAGCGAGAGGACGGCGCACTTCTCTCACCCGACTCCCACAAGATGGGGGATGAATCCAAGTTGGGTCCTGCAATCACCGGGTTAGTCTCAGTGTCTCAAGATGACCCTCAAATGCCAAGTCAGTCAGACAGCGGACACTGTGAAGGGGAGAGGATGCAGGGGGGTGTGAGCAAAGAAGAGGACATCAGTGACCAGGATCACCAGGGCAACAGAGCAGGGGTCAAATCagggaaagaggaagaagaggaagagcagAAG gTGATGGTTAAACGAGAGCCGCTCAGTTCGCCCGAGGCAGCAGATGAAAACAGCGACGTGATGTCACAGGCAGAGGGGAGCTACCCGGCTGAGCCTGGGtgtcaggaagaggaggagaaggtggagctgagctcagagaGCAGCGACCGCAGCTTCACCTCCGAGCCCCAGCCCAGCTCCGACCCCCTGCTCCAGTCCAGCTCGCAGCTCCTCCTCAAGAGCAGCATGGGAGGCGGCGCTGGAGTCGCAGGAGGCTTCGGCTGCAATAGCGGACTTAGTGGTAAATCTGGTTTCAACATTTCCAGCTTCCTCAGCCCGAAGGATTTTGGGAGTGGTGGGTCGGGGTTGGTTGCTGGAGAGGATGACCTTCCCAACACGACAACCGGAGATGCCGAAGCACATAATTTTCTCCTGAGACAGAACGCTGCTGGACCGTCTAGCTCCGCTTCTTCGTCCCTTCTGCAGTCAGGTGGTCTCAGCGGTGAGTGTCGAAACAGCTTTGGAGATAACCTGCAGGCTGATTCTCTGTTCCTCCGCCCCCTGCATGATGGTCTAGGAAACCCCAGAGGAAGTGGTGGAAGTGCGAGTGGAGGGCGAGGAGGAGTAGATCCATTCGGTTTGGACTTCCAGCGATCCAGTCTCGGGCTTCACTCACTGGGGCGCCCCTCAAGAGGGCCGGGAGGAGCGACTACAACCGCTGCGGGTTATCCAAGCTACAGACGAATCGCTCCGAAAATTGCCGCTGGCATGGCAGGTGAAGGAGTAGGAGTAGTTCTTCAAGATgctgcctcctcttcctcaagTCTGGCCAATCCCCTGCTTCTCAACGAGAGCGGAGGATATGACATTAACAGTGGCAGGCCCACCTCCCTCCCGCCTCAGCTTACCAGGGCTTCGGCAGATGTTCTGTCCAAGTGCAAGAAGGCTCTCTCAGAGCACAACGTCCTGGTGGTTGAGGGGGCACGAAAATACGCTTGCAAGATATGCTGCAAAACCTTCCTCACCTTGACCGACTGCAAGAAACACATCCGCGtgcacacaggagagaagccttacgcCTGTCTGAAGTGTGGGAAACGCTTCAGCCAGTCGTCACACCTGTACAAGCATTCCAAGACAACATGTCTGCGCTGGCAGAACAGCAACATGTCCAACGCATTGCTGTAG